A stretch of the Teretinema zuelzerae genome encodes the following:
- a CDS encoding LamG-like jellyroll fold domain-containing protein: MQRISTLVPVALLLISSLSPLPASERSATFGGSSGWDGLSYVRNLDTAPGRLGESALVLSSAASASVGEADLRIDFDSAPFSDRSGFYDSVSSSLLQTGQARAMRGRGAALCNTVGSGLVLRGKTGSLFSTPGNPGSFTIEFWMQPAVTENGSVLFQWRSSRTSRVGSLYQYIRSSLFNNRMVWDFSNIWVTSAGMPLEITMTGRTNLIPGTWGHHRLIWDEQSGALEYRFNGVTEDIRHITSSGTETGDVHAAVFGSPADIEIAPRFSGLIDEFLISRESLSADSLEDRRKLISRYPESGGRFETPVIDSGRAGSVLKTVTAVSDVPPQTGISLFARAGDEMYRWTESDPPWTPLAGGAPLSGLTGRFFQIAGELYPDGTGSKTPSLTSLTVRYLEDEAPWPPVKLSASPRDKAVALSWPPSVDGDAAGYLVYYGDRPGEYLGARSPIDAGSSRALIVDGLANGKTYYFSVAAYDSAGTSRPGPLSAETWARPEAGIISESPSR; this comes from the coding sequence ATGCAAAGAATATCCACCCTTGTACCCGTTGCGCTTCTCCTGATTTCCTCCCTGTCTCCCCTCCCGGCTTCGGAGCGTTCCGCGACCTTCGGAGGCTCGTCCGGCTGGGACGGTCTTTCGTATGTGCGGAACCTCGACACCGCTCCGGGGCGTCTGGGCGAAAGCGCCCTCGTGCTTTCGAGCGCCGCCTCCGCTTCTGTAGGGGAAGCCGATCTCCGGATCGATTTCGACAGCGCCCCCTTTTCGGACAGAAGCGGTTTTTACGATTCCGTTTCCTCCTCTCTGTTGCAGACGGGCCAGGCCCGGGCAATGCGGGGCAGGGGAGCCGCCCTGTGCAATACGGTGGGCTCCGGCCTCGTACTGCGGGGGAAAACGGGAAGCCTGTTTTCAACGCCCGGAAATCCGGGGTCTTTTACCATAGAATTCTGGATGCAGCCGGCGGTAACGGAAAACGGAAGCGTTCTCTTCCAGTGGCGTTCCTCCCGGACCAGCCGCGTCGGCTCCCTCTATCAATACATCCGCTCGAGCCTTTTTAATAACCGGATGGTGTGGGATTTTTCCAATATCTGGGTCACCTCCGCGGGAATGCCCCTGGAGATCACCATGACCGGGCGGACGAACCTCATTCCCGGAACCTGGGGCCATCACCGTCTCATCTGGGACGAACAGTCCGGCGCGCTCGAGTACCGTTTCAACGGCGTTACCGAAGATATCCGCCATATTACCTCTTCGGGAACCGAGACGGGAGACGTTCACGCGGCGGTTTTCGGATCTCCCGCCGATATAGAAATCGCCCCGCGCTTTTCGGGCCTCATCGACGAGTTCCTCATCTCGCGCGAGAGCCTGTCCGCAGACTCCCTCGAGGACAGGCGGAAGCTCATCTCGCGGTATCCGGAAAGCGGAGGGCGCTTTGAAACCCCGGTCATCGACTCCGGCAGAGCCGGCTCCGTTCTGAAAACGGTCACGGCCGTCTCCGATGTTCCGCCTCAAACCGGCATATCCCTTTTCGCCCGCGCGGGCGACGAGATGTACCGATGGACCGAATCGGATCCCCCCTGGACCCCGCTTGCAGGCGGCGCGCCCCTTTCCGGGCTTACGGGCAGATTCTTCCAGATCGCCGGCGAGCTCTATCCGGACGGAACGGGGAGCAAAACTCCGTCCCTTACCTCGCTCACCGTGCGCTACCTTGAGGACGAGGCTCCCTGGCCGCCGGTCAAGCTTTCGGCGTCTCCCCGGGACAAGGCCGTCGCTCTGAGCTGGCCTCCCTCGGTCGACGGGGACGCCGCGGGCTATCTTGTCTATTACGGCGACAGGCCGGGCGAGTATCTGGGGGCCCGCTCTCCCATCGACGCCGGCTCTTCGCGCGCCCTGATCGTCGACGGGCTCGCGAACGGCAAAACCTATTATTTTTCGGTGGCGGCCTACGATTCCGCCGGAACCAGCCGTCCTGGCCCGCTGTCCGCGGAAACATGGGCCCGGCCCGAGGCGGGAATCATTTCAGAATCACCTTCCCGGTGA
- the uvrC gene encoding excinuclease ABC subunit UvrC, which produces MKEQTEIRKKLHAAALDAPKTSGVYLWKDEAGVILYVGKAKSLKNRLSSYFTSHRDIKTRILVSRASSIEYITTENEYEALLLENTLIKKHKPRYNINLKDGKTYPVIKITGEDFPRIYRTRRIQNDGGRYFGPFPDVNAIDDFLDFVKRNYKMRQCRVLKKRAQPCLYYHIGRCSAPCCGKIDKEGYRAEMEEILLFLEGDPADTVPKLERMMKDAAKNLEFEKASRLRDGIRAIHALREQNAVVDMDPESRDYVAWAAEGTMVTFAVLRMRGGRLVSRDLYRVRSLKDEEEILPEFLMACYTDPLQVPPSIFVPSESGLALAERWFAEELGVETRIEAVAGTDSGEAEARGETGSRAEAADAEITASGGAHNASSGTTENRHRAAMAMARFNAREDARRRLREHGDFPALEELRSLLGLPRVPSRIEGFDIAHIGGRLPVASLITFKDGNPDRKNYRIFRLKTTDGVIDDFASMREAATRRYTRLMNEGEDLPDLLLIDGGIGQVNAVTGVLDALGADIPVIGLAKRDEEIYLPGRSEPVSLPRRSDALRLLQRVRDETHRFATTRNQKLRTKENTTLVFESLPGIGPRKAVKLLDAYGSLEGLAKKAAEPDGIAEIARTAQISLEAARTAAAALPALLEERTQERKKRAQGMDSRTASGRDMAALALLAAETERDYPQKGTEK; this is translated from the coding sequence ATGAAAGAGCAGACGGAAATTCGCAAAAAACTCCATGCGGCTGCCCTGGACGCGCCGAAAACGAGCGGCGTCTATTTGTGGAAGGATGAAGCCGGCGTAATCCTGTATGTCGGGAAGGCGAAATCGCTGAAAAACCGTCTTTCATCCTACTTTACCTCTCATCGGGACATTAAAACACGCATTCTGGTGTCCCGGGCGTCGTCGATCGAATATATTACCACGGAAAACGAGTACGAGGCTCTCCTTCTGGAGAACACCCTCATCAAAAAACACAAGCCCCGATATAATATCAACCTCAAGGACGGAAAAACCTATCCGGTCATCAAGATTACCGGCGAGGACTTTCCCCGCATCTACCGGACGAGGCGGATTCAAAACGACGGCGGGCGGTATTTCGGCCCCTTCCCCGACGTGAACGCCATCGACGACTTTCTTGATTTCGTAAAACGCAATTACAAGATGAGACAGTGCCGCGTCCTGAAAAAACGCGCTCAGCCCTGCCTCTACTATCATATCGGACGGTGCAGCGCCCCCTGCTGCGGAAAAATCGACAAAGAAGGATACCGCGCAGAAATGGAGGAAATCCTCCTCTTCCTGGAAGGAGACCCCGCGGACACCGTGCCGAAACTTGAACGGATGATGAAGGACGCCGCCAAAAATCTCGAGTTCGAAAAGGCGTCCCGCCTGAGGGACGGCATCCGGGCGATCCACGCGCTGCGCGAGCAGAACGCCGTCGTGGACATGGACCCGGAATCCCGGGACTACGTCGCCTGGGCAGCGGAGGGCACGATGGTTACCTTCGCCGTCCTGCGCATGCGGGGCGGCAGGCTCGTTTCCCGCGACCTCTACCGGGTGCGGAGCCTCAAAGACGAAGAGGAAATTCTGCCGGAATTTCTGATGGCCTGCTACACTGATCCCCTCCAGGTTCCTCCCAGCATCTTCGTTCCCTCCGAAAGCGGACTCGCCCTCGCCGAACGCTGGTTCGCCGAAGAACTCGGAGTCGAAACCCGGATCGAGGCTGTCGCCGGAACCGATTCAGGAGAGGCCGAAGCGCGCGGCGAAACCGGGTCTCGAGCCGAGGCTGCGGACGCCGAAATCACCGCGTCAGGCGGCGCGCACAACGCGTCATCAGGAACGACCGAAAACCGCCACCGAGCCGCGATGGCGATGGCCCGCTTCAACGCCCGCGAAGACGCCCGGCGGCGCCTGCGCGAACACGGGGACTTCCCCGCCCTCGAGGAACTGCGCAGCCTGCTCGGCCTTCCCCGCGTCCCCTCGCGCATCGAAGGCTTCGACATCGCCCATATCGGCGGACGCCTTCCGGTCGCGAGCCTCATTACCTTTAAAGACGGAAACCCCGACCGCAAAAACTACCGCATTTTCCGCCTGAAAACCACCGACGGCGTCATCGACGACTTCGCCTCGATGCGGGAAGCCGCCACCCGCCGCTACACCCGCCTCATGAACGAGGGCGAGGATTTGCCGGATCTGCTGCTCATCGACGGAGGCATCGGCCAGGTCAACGCCGTCACCGGAGTGCTCGACGCTCTGGGCGCCGATATTCCGGTCATCGGCTTGGCGAAGCGCGACGAGGAAATCTATCTTCCCGGCCGCTCCGAGCCTGTTTCCCTGCCCCGCCGCTCGGACGCGCTCAGGCTCTTGCAGCGGGTTCGCGACGAAACGCACCGCTTCGCCACGACCCGCAACCAAAAGCTCAGAACCAAGGAAAACACCACCCTCGTCTTCGAGTCCCTCCCCGGAATCGGGCCGCGAAAGGCAGTCAAACTCCTGGACGCCTACGGCTCCCTCGAAGGCCTCGCTAAAAAAGCCGCCGAACCGGACGGAATCGCGGAAATCGCCCGTACCGCTCAAATCTCGCTCGAAGCCGCCCGAACAGCCGCGGCCGCCCTCCCCGCCCTCCTCGAGGAGCGAACCCAAGAACGGAAAAAACGCGCGCAAGGGATGGATTCCCGAACGGCATCGGGCAGGGACATGGCGGCTCTCGCCCTTCTGGCCGCCGAAACTGAACGCGACTATCCGCAAAAAGGAACCGAAAAATGA
- a CDS encoding capsule assembly Wzi family protein, with amino-acid sequence MKRLFTLCACAFAALALPHPAFAHDSRIRLFSEPSSLWNRFRAIENGRNLPTTIRTLTEAELLYSGLLEDIDRNTDNGGETAGFAPILAFNPYLLGWSGLETQRWSADAGSSDPLPSAGNLSRRSDPFYANAFRLADPVIAFGVTFASEHLYASTEIDFNTDTIASKKGASGYSAVWKPLDWASYMSFPEQAYLSWTGEQSSIVAGRIETGVGLGRSNLLLNGQARWYDQIQYNWWSDAFRFFAFWGTSATHLMKDEREVQYTLNTPGSDETSNTGWDPASNHDYASGDLAPVKLFTAHRAEFKPHPRLGLGISEFQLIGGKVPDLTNLLPVVYWHNTYTAGVSNVILHVDAWGVPVDGLLLRGEFLMDDTKSAAEQDAESKPNSWAWQLGATWVLPLSSRDWKVAVEAEYSHVDTWTYNRWQPWLVMYQRQMTAGGWYGYDIPLGHPAGGNLDEGTLNVTGVSKTGIRVEAGYSVMIKGPVYLGQIITGTDSKGDPVYIPVYYDFDAYKDFTGLTLADIEAKPNLYRHTISLSAEVPLAKSLTAQAGAEFRFTQNAGHVRGETAFESIWKAGCRWSL; translated from the coding sequence ATGAAACGACTTTTCACGCTCTGCGCCTGCGCATTCGCCGCCCTCGCCCTCCCGCATCCAGCCTTCGCGCACGACTCGCGCATCCGCCTGTTTTCCGAACCGTCCTCGCTGTGGAACCGCTTCCGCGCTATAGAAAACGGGCGCAATCTCCCCACGACGATCCGCACCCTTACCGAGGCGGAGCTTCTCTATTCTGGGCTTCTGGAAGACATAGACCGAAATACTGACAACGGCGGCGAAACGGCAGGATTCGCGCCGATTCTCGCGTTCAATCCCTACCTCCTCGGCTGGAGCGGCCTTGAAACGCAACGCTGGAGCGCAGACGCCGGTTCCTCCGACCCCCTTCCCTCCGCGGGAAACCTCTCCAGAAGATCGGACCCTTTCTATGCGAACGCGTTCCGTCTCGCCGATCCGGTTATCGCCTTCGGCGTAACCTTCGCGAGCGAACATCTGTATGCCTCGACCGAGATAGACTTCAATACCGACACCATCGCCTCGAAAAAGGGAGCGTCAGGCTACAGCGCCGTCTGGAAGCCGCTTGATTGGGCATCCTATATGAGCTTCCCCGAACAAGCCTATCTTTCCTGGACGGGAGAACAGTCGTCGATCGTCGCCGGCCGCATCGAAACCGGCGTGGGCTTGGGCCGCTCGAACCTCTTGTTAAACGGGCAGGCCCGATGGTACGACCAGATCCAGTACAACTGGTGGTCGGACGCGTTCCGCTTTTTCGCCTTCTGGGGAACCTCGGCCACCCACCTCATGAAAGACGAGCGGGAAGTCCAGTACACGCTCAATACGCCGGGATCGGACGAAACCTCGAACACAGGCTGGGACCCGGCGAGCAACCACGACTACGCCAGCGGCGACCTCGCTCCCGTCAAGCTGTTCACGGCCCACCGGGCGGAGTTCAAACCCCACCCCCGCCTCGGGCTCGGCATTTCCGAATTCCAGCTGATCGGCGGCAAGGTCCCGGATCTGACGAACCTCCTTCCCGTCGTGTACTGGCACAACACCTATACCGCCGGAGTGAGCAACGTCATCCTGCACGTCGACGCCTGGGGCGTGCCCGTGGACGGCCTCCTCCTCAGGGGCGAATTTCTCATGGACGACACGAAGTCGGCCGCGGAGCAGGACGCGGAGTCGAAACCGAACAGCTGGGCCTGGCAGCTCGGCGCGACCTGGGTGCTCCCGCTTTCATCCCGGGACTGGAAGGTCGCCGTCGAGGCGGAATACAGCCATGTGGACACGTGGACATACAACCGCTGGCAGCCCTGGCTCGTCATGTACCAGCGGCAGATGACGGCCGGCGGCTGGTACGGTTACGACATCCCCCTGGGACATCCGGCGGGCGGAAATCTCGACGAGGGAACGTTGAACGTGACCGGAGTTTCGAAAACAGGAATCAGAGTAGAAGCCGGCTACAGCGTTATGATCAAGGGGCCGGTCTACCTCGGGCAGATTATTACCGGAACAGATTCAAAGGGAGATCCTGTCTATATTCCCGTCTATTACGATTTCGACGCCTACAAAGACTTCACGGGGCTGACCCTCGCGGACATCGAAGCGAAGCCGAACCTCTACCGGCACACGATCAGCCTCTCGGCGGAGGTTCCGCTGGCGAAATCCCTGACGGCTCAGGCGGGAGCGGAATTCCGCTTCACGCAGAACGCGGGCCATGTGCGCGGCGAAACCGCCTTCGAGTCAATCTGGAAGGCGGGCTGCCGCTGGAGTTTATAG
- a CDS encoding HAMP domain-containing protein codes for MKQIRRRAPSALYTVPFLLFLYLLLTTASYVLASSSFPGVFSGESFTSPRGILILVLLPTGLLVFLSIFFWLQVSESLHNGDGSRTGNRLFLAFCLLVAASSFPQSLVSSRYISSALDSWFDLSVSRTYADSESIAALYSESRLRLANRVADQYLTGLSISNYRSRPVDWMPLIRAIDPDAVSCQVYLLPGDEAPADESAKTIVESGDSAHFLERSRLDQIAHGPLDLEGDEDLLRVGRIIRYSGQTYACVYTTVLPKGFQDLRERIAEGGDRAVIIDALKPFLPLMGMWIYFLFSLPPLLILVSLCWLLSRRFSDPARALSEAADRLSAGDSSWRVVASTRDDFGRAAARMNHLAETREHSRKPGDKRAVLKL; via the coding sequence TTGAAACAAATCAGGCGCAGGGCTCCCTCGGCCCTCTACACAGTTCCGTTTCTCCTGTTCTTATATCTGCTTTTGACGACTGCCTCCTATGTGCTCGCGTCTTCTTCCTTCCCCGGCGTTTTTTCAGGCGAGAGCTTTACCTCTCCCCGGGGAATTCTGATTCTCGTGCTCCTGCCTACCGGGCTTCTCGTCTTTCTGTCCATTTTTTTCTGGCTGCAGGTGTCCGAGTCTCTGCATAACGGCGACGGATCCCGCACCGGCAACAGGCTCTTCCTTGCCTTCTGTTTGCTCGTCGCGGCTTCCTCCTTCCCCCAATCCCTTGTTTCCTCCCGGTATATTTCCTCCGCCCTGGATTCGTGGTTCGATCTGTCCGTATCCCGGACCTATGCCGATTCGGAGTCGATAGCCGCGCTGTATTCCGAATCCAGGCTGAGGCTCGCGAACAGGGTCGCCGACCAGTATTTGACGGGGCTGTCGATCAGCAATTACCGCTCGCGTCCCGTCGATTGGATGCCCCTGATCAGGGCGATCGATCCCGACGCGGTTTCCTGCCAGGTGTATTTGCTCCCCGGGGACGAGGCTCCCGCCGATGAAAGCGCGAAGACGATCGTCGAGAGCGGCGATTCCGCGCACTTTCTGGAGCGCTCCCGCCTTGATCAGATAGCGCACGGCCCGCTCGACCTTGAAGGCGACGAGGATCTTTTGAGAGTGGGGAGAATAATCCGCTACAGCGGGCAAACCTACGCCTGCGTGTACACGACTGTGTTGCCGAAGGGTTTTCAGGACCTTCGCGAGCGGATAGCCGAGGGCGGAGACCGGGCCGTCATCATCGACGCCCTGAAACCCTTTCTTCCGCTCATGGGAATGTGGATTTATTTTCTGTTTTCGCTGCCGCCCCTGCTGATTCTGGTAAGCCTGTGCTGGCTTTTAAGCCGCAGGTTTTCCGACCCGGCCCGGGCTCTTTCCGAAGCGGCCGACCGCCTTTCTGCCGGCGATTCTTCCTGGCGGGTCGTTGCCTCCACCCGGGACGATTTCGGCCGGGCAGCGGCGCGCATGAATCATTTGGCGGAAACCCGGGAACATTCCCGCAAACCCGGGGACAAACGGGCGGTTCTTAAGCTATAA
- a CDS encoding HPr family phosphocarrier protein, with amino-acid sequence MTTQKVTIKNRAGIHARPAALIAQTANRFSSEILIEREDTRINAKSIMGIITMAASYNSVLTICAAGPDETDAVGAIVALFDNKFEED; translated from the coding sequence ATGACTACACAGAAAGTGACGATCAAGAATAGAGCCGGCATCCACGCCCGCCCCGCAGCCCTCATCGCCCAGACGGCGAACCGTTTTTCTTCAGAAATACTTATCGAACGCGAGGATACCCGGATCAACGCGAAGTCCATCATGGGAATCATCACCATGGCAGCCAGCTATAATTCTGTGCTGACCATCTGCGCCGCGGGACCGGACGAAACAGACGCTGTCGGGGCCATCGTCGCCCTCTTCGACAACAAATTCGAGGAAGATTGA
- the hprK gene encoding HPr(Ser) kinase/phosphatase, which yields MPQKRFSVLDLLGLNLKEHDSLDLRCLCGRRGLVRGITIPDLNRPGLALSGFYDSFAWQRVQLFGRGEVAYLNKLLSEGRLDTVDQLFTFELPCCIFTHNLEPAQAFIDMAEQSGCPVLQTGLESSEFSSRLLRILSNIFAPKVSMHGVLVEVYGLGILIMGDSGVGKSETALELIERGHRLVADDVVEISCVNGNSLIGQGANKIIGHHMEIRGLGIINITQLYGVGSIRERKEVQIVAKLEEWDANKVYDRLGTEELTMEILGVRIPKLEIPVKPGRNVPIILETAAMNERLKSMGYFSAKEFNQNVLKWIETDAARAPYYGVDDSY from the coding sequence ATGCCCCAGAAACGGTTTTCCGTACTCGACTTGCTTGGCTTAAACCTCAAGGAACACGATTCCCTTGATCTGCGCTGTCTATGCGGACGCAGAGGGTTGGTCAGGGGTATAACCATACCGGATCTTAACCGGCCCGGACTCGCCCTGTCCGGGTTTTACGATTCCTTCGCCTGGCAACGGGTTCAGCTGTTCGGACGGGGCGAGGTTGCCTACCTGAACAAGCTGTTATCGGAGGGCCGCCTCGACACGGTGGACCAGTTGTTCACCTTCGAGCTGCCCTGCTGCATATTCACCCATAACCTCGAGCCCGCGCAGGCCTTTATCGACATGGCGGAACAGTCCGGATGCCCGGTGCTTCAGACCGGCCTGGAATCGAGCGAGTTTTCTTCCAGGCTCTTGCGCATTCTGTCCAACATCTTCGCGCCCAAGGTCTCCATGCACGGCGTTCTCGTTGAGGTCTACGGTTTGGGAATCCTGATCATGGGAGACTCCGGCGTAGGAAAAAGCGAAACCGCCCTGGAGCTCATCGAGCGCGGACACCGGCTCGTAGCCGACGACGTGGTCGAAATCTCCTGCGTGAACGGCAACAGTTTGATCGGACAGGGCGCGAACAAGATCATCGGCCATCATATGGAGATCCGGGGCCTGGGCATCATCAACATTACCCAGCTGTACGGCGTCGGCTCCATCCGCGAACGCAAGGAAGTGCAGATCGTCGCGAAGCTCGAAGAGTGGGATGCGAACAAGGTGTACGACCGCCTCGGCACCGAGGAATTGACCATGGAAATCCTGGGCGTCCGCATTCCGAAGCTCGAGATTCCGGTGAAGCCCGGCCGGAACGTGCCGATCATTCTCGAAACAGCCGCCATGAACGAGCGGTTGAAGAGCATGGGCTATTTCTCCGCCAAGGAATTTAATCAAAACGTACTGAAATGGATAGAAACTGACGCCGCACGGGCGCCTTACTACGGCGTCGATGACTCATATTGA
- a CDS encoding HPF/RaiA family ribosome-associated protein, translating to MNIKVQDVKFSLDEDQKAFVDKKLERIKYAEELITDVLMVIKYDRTFQLDCTVNFRWGGNAHVSSEDFDFAAGVNKLMDVLDQKIKKEKDKIQEKK from the coding sequence ATGAATATCAAAGTACAGGACGTCAAGTTTTCTCTGGACGAGGATCAGAAAGCCTTTGTGGACAAGAAGCTCGAGCGGATTAAATACGCCGAGGAATTGATTACAGATGTTCTGATGGTGATCAAATACGACAGAACGTTCCAGCTTGATTGTACAGTGAACTTCCGATGGGGCGGCAATGCCCATGTATCGAGCGAGGACTTCGATTTCGCCGCAGGCGTGAATAAATTGATGGATGTTCTTGACCAGAAGATCAAGAAGGAAAAAGACAAGATTCAGGAAAAGAAATAA
- the rpoN gene encoding RNA polymerase factor sigma-54, translating to MQGQRQNLVQQQRLSLSPRMVQSIRLMAMPFAEMRERIMEEVETNPALEIIRDPVMQPPRNFEQFAPATTYVQAGSDDESDEHRNFIEGVLHHNATLQEHLLSQLADQRAEAGVLALAALLIQNLDRNGFHLAPPEELPGADNAADLEEALAMIRSFEPRGCAVRDFAESLSVQARLLGRGPDGWKDDPILYATVRILEERIDLLAKGKPEALLRALSKQPLEGLALDLEDAEAVFEVIRSLDPYPGRMFDSAPDSYIVPDVYVTREEDDFSVIINEEEIPVLGISPFFMDLEGGDPSSASADGTEKEARDFARESVREAQWFIHTLSRRNLTILKLARALVVFQRDFFRYGPTRLTPLRMKDIAEEIGLHEATVSRAANGKYLQCEWGVFELRYFFSNSVGSSAPSPYAHRVRPASGDSPAFVSPAASGLHSKQGVKEILREIIASSTENLSDQKLADQLALRGIKIARRTVAKYRGELNIQSSFDR from the coding sequence ATGCAAGGCCAGCGACAGAATTTAGTACAGCAGCAGCGATTGTCTCTCAGTCCCCGTATGGTGCAATCCATACGGCTCATGGCCATGCCCTTCGCCGAAATGCGGGAACGGATCATGGAAGAGGTTGAGACAAACCCCGCTCTGGAGATCATCCGCGACCCGGTCATGCAGCCTCCGCGCAATTTCGAACAGTTTGCCCCGGCGACGACCTACGTCCAGGCGGGATCCGACGATGAAAGCGACGAGCACCGCAACTTTATCGAGGGCGTTCTTCACCATAACGCGACGTTGCAGGAGCATCTGCTTTCCCAGCTCGCCGATCAGAGGGCAGAAGCAGGCGTGCTTGCTCTCGCGGCCCTTCTCATTCAGAATCTCGACAGGAACGGCTTCCATCTCGCTCCTCCGGAAGAGCTTCCGGGCGCGGATAACGCGGCGGATCTGGAAGAAGCTCTGGCGATGATCCGGTCGTTCGAACCCCGGGGCTGCGCCGTCCGCGATTTCGCCGAATCCCTTTCCGTCCAGGCGCGTTTGCTGGGGAGAGGCCCCGACGGCTGGAAGGACGATCCGATTCTCTACGCCACGGTGCGGATTCTCGAGGAACGGATAGACCTCCTGGCCAAGGGAAAGCCGGAAGCCCTTCTCCGGGCGCTTTCGAAACAGCCTCTCGAGGGACTGGCCCTTGATCTCGAGGACGCCGAGGCGGTGTTCGAGGTCATCCGCAGCCTCGATCCCTATCCGGGCAGGATGTTCGATTCAGCGCCCGATTCCTACATCGTTCCCGACGTCTACGTGACGCGGGAGGAAGACGATTTTTCCGTGATCATCAACGAAGAGGAAATTCCCGTGTTGGGAATTTCACCGTTTTTCATGGATCTGGAAGGGGGAGACCCGTCTTCCGCTTCTGCCGACGGGACCGAAAAAGAGGCGCGGGACTTCGCGCGGGAATCGGTCAGGGAAGCCCAGTGGTTCATCCATACGCTGAGCAGGCGGAATCTCACGATACTCAAACTCGCCCGCGCCCTCGTGGTGTTCCAGCGCGATTTTTTCCGGTACGGACCGACCCGGCTCACTCCCCTTCGAATGAAGGATATCGCGGAAGAGATCGGCCTCCACGAAGCGACCGTCTCGCGTGCGGCCAACGGAAAATACCTGCAATGCGAATGGGGCGTCTTCGAGCTCCGCTATTTTTTCAGCAATTCAGTGGGGTCCTCCGCCCCGTCTCCCTACGCGCATCGCGTTCGCCCGGCCTCCGGCGATTCCCCCGCTTTCGTCTCGCCTGCCGCTTCCGGCCTGCATTCGAAACAGGGGGTGAAGGAAATCCTGCGGGAAATAATCGCGTCATCGACCGAAAATCTTTCCGACCAGAAACTTGCCGACCAGCTCGCCCTCCGGGGCATAAAAATAGCGCGCCGAACCGTTGCCAAATACCGGGGCGAACTCAACATACAATCCTCCTTCGACCGATAA
- a CDS encoding DUF1015 domain-containing protein codes for MKTPNTMARYALAQPEILMPRPGADLSRWAVIACDQYTQDREYWKKTAEIVGSDPSILNIILPEVYLEDAGRSERLASIRAAMAGYLGTGTGSDGVFGPPVRAFVYLERKTAYGRTRKGLMAAVDLDSYEWKPDSKALVRATEATIVDRIPPRMEIRRGAPIESPHIMLLANDPRKSLIEAAGERVRSEKPLYSAELMHKAGSVTGWAITDPGHIALMEDALENLAKENTAEDGSCFLFAVGDGNHSLATAKAVWDEFRAAHAEEAAAGEIDLENHPARYALVEIVNLYDDGLTFEPIHRVLFGTDARSLAAFLAEKLGGTVSKNIAPAEMEALVADPSVTRFGFVCADGCFVLETPHPALAVSRLQPVLDDFLSAGEKVKIDYIHGTDEVFRLGKDAGTVSILLPPVAKDSFFSTIAGGGPLPRKSFSMGEASEKRFYMECRKLF; via the coding sequence ATGAAAACACCGAATACCATGGCTCGATACGCCCTTGCCCAGCCCGAGATACTCATGCCGCGCCCGGGCGCCGATCTGTCGCGCTGGGCGGTTATCGCCTGCGACCAGTATACCCAGGACCGCGAGTATTGGAAAAAAACCGCAGAAATAGTCGGAAGCGATCCTTCGATCCTGAACATCATTCTTCCGGAAGTGTATCTGGAAGACGCCGGACGCTCCGAACGGCTTGCCTCCATACGCGCCGCGATGGCTGGATATCTCGGAACGGGTACCGGTTCCGACGGTGTTTTCGGCCCTCCCGTCCGGGCCTTCGTCTATCTCGAGCGGAAAACAGCCTACGGACGCACCCGCAAGGGTTTGATGGCCGCCGTCGATCTCGATTCCTATGAATGGAAACCGGACTCGAAAGCCCTCGTACGGGCGACCGAGGCGACCATCGTCGACCGGATTCCTCCGCGCATGGAAATACGCCGCGGCGCGCCCATCGAATCCCCCCACATCATGCTTCTGGCGAACGATCCCCGCAAAAGCCTGATCGAAGCGGCGGGAGAGCGCGTGCGCTCGGAGAAACCCCTGTACAGCGCGGAGCTCATGCACAAGGCAGGATCGGTAACCGGATGGGCGATAACGGATCCCGGACACATTGCATTGATGGAAGACGCCCTTGAAAATCTCGCAAAGGAAAATACCGCGGAAGACGGATCATGCTTTCTCTTCGCCGTCGGCGACGGAAACCATTCACTGGCTACCGCCAAGGCCGTCTGGGACGAATTCAGGGCCGCGCATGCCGAAGAAGCTGCCGCGGGGGAAATCGATCTCGAAAACCACCCTGCCCGCTACGCGCTGGTTGAAATCGTAAATCTGTACGACGACGGACTCACCTTCGAACCGATTCACCGGGTTCTCTTCGGAACAGACGCTCGAAGCCTTGCGGCCTTCCTTGCGGAAAAACTCGGCGGGACGGTCTCGAAAAACATCGCCCCGGCCGAAATGGAAGCCCTTGTCGCGGATCCGTCGGTAACGCGGTTCGGCTTTGTCTGCGCCGACGGATGCTTCGTCCTGGAAACGCCCCACCCCGCCCTGGCGGTAAGCCGCCTGCAGCCGGTTCTGGACGATTTTCTCTCGGCGGGAGAAAAAGTTAAAATCGACTACATCCACGGCACCGACGAGGTATTCCGCCTCGGAAAGGACGCGGGAACGGTTTCCATACTCCTTCCACCCGTCGCGAAGGACAGCTTCTTCAGCACCATCGCCGGAGGCGGCCCCCTTCCCCGGAAGAGCTTCTCGATGGGAGAGGCAAGCGAAAAACGCTTTTATATGGAGTGCAGGAAGCTGTTTTAA